The Paramicrobacterium fandaimingii DNA segment CCCCTCCATTGCAGGGGTTTCTGAGCCTCGTCGTTCCCAAGGGAATCATGGGAGGAACGTTCTACCTCGAGGTGCCGAACGAGTTTACGGCGGGGCAGCTCAACGCTCGAATGCGGGCGTCGATTCTTGAGGCCTTCGCTCACACGATCGAAGAGTCTCACGGAGCATCCACGTTCGCCGTCGTCGTCAACCCCGAGATCATCGAGCGAGAATACGACCTCGCTGCAGAGCCCCGTCAAGCGCCAGGTCGCCCTGCCCAGCAGGAAGAGAAGCCGTCGTACTCGATGCCGGACTCCGTGCTTCCCGCACGGCAGAACGACACACGCCTGAACCCCAAGTATTCATTCGACAATTTCGTCATCGGACAATCGAACAGATTCGCGCACGCCGCGGCCGTCGCGGTCTCTGAGGCACCGGCGAAGGCCTACAACCCTCTCTTCATCTATGGCGACTCGGGTCTCGGAAAAACGCACCTTCTGCACGCCATCGGCCATTACGCGATGAACCTCTATCCCGGCATTCGTGTGCGATATGTCTCGAGCGAAGAATTCACGAACGACTTCATCAACTCGATCGCGAACAACCGAGGACCAGAGTTTCAGGCTCGCTATCGCAACATCGACATTCTGCTGATCGACGACATTCAGTTTCTGCAGAACAAGGCAGAGACCCAGGAAGCCTTCTTTCATACGTTCAACACTCTTCATGACCACAACAAGCAGGTGGTCATCACAAGCGACCTTCCGCC contains these protein-coding regions:
- the dnaA gene encoding chromosomal replication initiator protein DnaA, with the translated sequence MGGTFYLEVPNEFTAGQLNARMRASILEAFAHTIEESHGASTFAVVVNPEIIEREYDLAAEPRQAPGRPAQQEEKPSYSMPDSVLPARQNDTRLNPKYSFDNFVIGQSNRFAHAAAVAVSEAPAKAYNPLFIYGDSGLGKTHLLHAIGHYAMNLYPGIRVRYVSSEEFTNDFINSIANNRGPEFQARYRNIDILLIDDIQFLQNKAETQEAFFHTFNTLHDHNKQVVITSDLPPKHLTGFEDRMRSRFEWGLITDVQVPDLETRIAILRKKAQSERLQIPDEVLEFIASKVSSNIRELEGTLIRVTAFASLNHTAVDMSLVQTVLKDIITLDEDNVISPVDIINTTAAYFKLTVDDLYGSSRSQAVATSRQIAMYLCRELTNLSLPKIGQLFGNRDHTTVMYANKKIGDLMQERRSIYNQVTELTSRIKQGNR